In the Chroococcidiopsis sp. SAG 2025 genome, one interval contains:
- a CDS encoding general stress protein, translating into MATQQYKRAVGVFRSRPEAENALNALRDSGFATDRISVLAKDADRNEEIAGVDVQDRNQMKDRGDNEAPEGAGIGAVAGTALGGVGGLLVGLEALIIPGVGPFLAAGTVATTLAGAGIGAAAGAIVGALTGLGIPEEDAKAYDKRVSQGDYLVMIEGTEAEIDRAGSLLRDRGVEQWNVYDMAGGDRTEVNTSPAPTNRQTATYRDESVSDRRTIDIDKDNRPEVEIVDKREEIR; encoded by the coding sequence ATGGCAACTCAACAATACAAACGTGCAGTTGGTGTATTTCGCAGTCGCCCAGAAGCTGAAAATGCATTGAATGCATTAAGAGATTCGGGTTTTGCGACGGATAGAATCTCTGTGTTGGCTAAAGACGCAGACCGCAATGAGGAAATTGCCGGAGTTGACGTACAAGACCGCAACCAAATGAAAGATCGCGGCGATAATGAAGCTCCAGAAGGTGCTGGTATTGGTGCTGTAGCTGGTACTGCTTTGGGTGGTGTTGGCGGCTTACTGGTAGGTTTGGAAGCTCTAATTATTCCAGGTGTGGGTCCATTTCTAGCGGCTGGTACTGTGGCGACTACCTTAGCTGGTGCTGGCATCGGTGCGGCAGCAGGTGCTATTGTTGGCGCACTAACTGGATTAGGAATTCCCGAAGAGGATGCTAAAGCTTACGACAAGCGAGTATCTCAAGGTGACTACTTAGTAATGATAGAAGGTACAGAGGCAGAGATCGATCGCGCTGGGTCGCTGTTAAGAGATCGAGGTGTCGAACAGTGGAACGTGTACGATATGGCTGGTGGCGATCGCACTGAGGTTAATACCTCTCCTGCACCGACGAATCGGCAAACAGCAACGTATAGAGATGAAAGTGTGAGCGATCGCCGAACCATAGATATCGACAAAGACAATCGCCCCGAAGTCGAAATTGTGGATAAGCGGGAAGAAATTCGCTAA